From the genome of Arvicola amphibius chromosome 9, mArvAmp1.2, whole genome shotgun sequence, one region includes:
- the Atg101 gene encoding autophagy-related protein 101: MNCRSEVLEVSVEGRQVEEAMLAVLHTVLLHRSTGKFHYKKEGTYSIGTVGIQDVDCDFIDFTYVRVSSEELDRALRKVVGEFKDALRNSGGDGLGQMSLEFYQKKKSRWPFSDECIPWEVWTVKVHVVALATEQERQICREKVGEKLCEKIINIVEVMSRHEYLPKMPTQSEVDNVFDTGLRDVQPYLYKISFQITDALGTSVTTTMRRLIKDTLAL; the protein is encoded by the exons ATGAACTGTCGATCAGAAGTGCTGGAAGTGTCAGTGGAGGGGCGGCAGGTGGAGGAGGCCATGCTGGCCGTGCTACACACAGTGCTCCTGCACCGCAGCACGGGCAAGTTTCACTACAAGAAGGAGGGCACTTACTCCATCGGCACCGTGGGCATCCAGGATGTTGACTGTGACTTCATTGACTTCACGTATGTGCGTGTCTCCTCTGAGGAGCTGGACCGGGCCTTGCGCAAGGTTGTTGGGGAATTCAAG gaTGCATTGCGAAATTCAGGTGGTGATGGGCTAGGCCAGATGTCCTTGGAGTTCTATCAGAAGAAAAAGTCTCGCTGGCCTTTTtcggatgagtgtatcccttggGAGGTATGGACGGTCAAGGTGCATGTGGTAGCCCTGGCCACAGAGCAGGAGCGGCAGATCTGCCGAGAGAAGGTGGGTGAGAAGCTCTGTGAGAAGATCATCAACATTGTGGAGGTGATGAGCAGGCACGAGTACCTGCCCAAGATGCCCACGCAGTCAGAAGTGGACAACGTGTTTGACACAGGCTTGCGTGATGTGCAGCCCTACCTCTACAAGATCTCCTTTCAGATCACTGATGCCCTGGGCACCTCAGTCACCACCACTATGCGCAGGCTCATCAAAGACACCCTTGCTCTGTAG
- the Smim41 gene encoding LOW QUALITY PROTEIN: small integral membrane protein 41 (The sequence of the model RefSeq protein was modified relative to this genomic sequence to represent the inferred CDS: inserted 1 base in 1 codon), with protein sequence MNSSQMGAAAKAAWLSCCNQSGLPLQPPEGPPLVQAVVLGVLSLLVLCGILFLGGGLLLRAQGLIAPPTRERHAXPEAEPGACGGDDS encoded by the exons ATGAACAGCTCACAGATGGGAGCTGCGGCCAAGGCTGCCTGGCTGAGCTGCTGTAACCAGTCTGGGTTGCCACTCCAGCCCCCGGAGGGGCCACCACTGGTGCAGGCTGTAGTCCTGGGCGTGTTGTCACTGCTGGTGCTCTGCGGGATCCTGTTCCTGGGTGGTGGACTCCTCCTCCGAGCGCAGGGCCTGATAGCACCACCGACTAGGGAAAGGCATG TCCCTGAGGCCgagcctggtgcctgtggaggggaTGACTCCTAG